The following are encoded in a window of Streptomyces sp. 11x1 genomic DNA:
- a CDS encoding RraA family protein produces the protein MDETSESGTVRCPEPSVQDCLDDARSSDALSGSPLQRLNDTVNCSTIADAMDVLDRDGGVTGLRRLTGEGVVVGPAFTLRYEVVTPDSPGTLGDFVDDVPAGAVIVIDNAGRDWCSVWGDLVSTVAHARGVAGTVIDGACRDVAGSSGIGYSIWAASTCVKSGRGRVRLAAVQEPVMVRGVKVHPGDWVCADESGIVVVPAKMADAVATEIRRINDMEERVLAAVRAGAPLSEARAANGYLSLGAPTKGDMA, from the coding sequence ATGGACGAAACGTCGGAGTCGGGCACAGTGCGGTGTCCCGAGCCCAGCGTCCAGGACTGCCTCGACGATGCGCGCTCATCGGATGCCCTCAGCGGGTCTCCTCTGCAGCGCCTGAACGACACGGTGAACTGCTCGACCATCGCCGACGCGATGGACGTCCTCGACCGTGACGGCGGAGTGACCGGACTGCGCAGGCTGACCGGCGAGGGAGTGGTCGTGGGACCCGCTTTCACGTTGCGCTACGAGGTCGTGACCCCGGATTCCCCGGGCACTCTCGGCGACTTCGTCGACGACGTGCCCGCCGGGGCGGTCATCGTGATCGACAATGCTGGCCGCGACTGGTGCTCTGTGTGGGGCGACCTGGTCAGTACGGTCGCCCATGCCCGCGGTGTCGCGGGAACGGTGATCGACGGAGCCTGCCGTGATGTCGCGGGCAGCTCCGGGATCGGCTACTCGATCTGGGCGGCGAGCACGTGCGTCAAGTCCGGGCGCGGCCGGGTCAGGCTGGCTGCCGTGCAGGAGCCGGTCATGGTCAGGGGAGTCAAGGTTCACCCGGGTGACTGGGTGTGTGCGGACGAGTCGGGAATCGTGGTCGTCCCGGCCAAGATGGCCGACGCCGTCGCCACCGAGATCCGCCGGATCAACGACATGGAGGAGCGGGTGCTCGCCGCGGTGCGGGCGGGCGCGCCGTTGTCCGAGGCCCGGGCCGCCAACGGCTACCTCAGCCTCGGTGCCCCCACGAAAGGAGATATGGCATGA
- a CDS encoding FAD-dependent oxidoreductase yields the protein MDSNVDLEPRTTGSQTDVVVVGAGMVGLLAALSLAKRGMNVTVIDDVVNQKRSYKVGESFLVSTGVPRVIGELDDFLNDQCFVKLGVWFTYGVEGEREFRPKSEWVVAAMSEFTLQEMSDDHRDHYLYKQAKNKLAFRALAVDQQICRPDTEDLLRKSVHSKPNIRFLDTARVTDVEIAGSDTDAHLVTWTDHTANTQGSVQARWVIDCSGRSRMLATKLGHRAESRVLNDGFQTTALWGQFSGITDEMFEPVWRYNTEDGTSTRRDLFTLHLWGDGHWIWVIRLAGGRVSVGITYDQRKLPKGGSPREQFFAALAGYPVFDGVLSEDNLLEFRMYRNVQHVTDTFVHPKRYALIGDSSSIIDAYYSQGLGQSFQTMWHVSNIIEKDVRHTSLDTGYIDRVNKATFEDWLIIRNFVREKYTGVIADPRFFLLSHLLDWAVIWSTGTARYRWTNWLAATGGDPSKEDAAGRRARKFCETHLFYSKGQPWHWLPEQAVRRRLERFQTKLGERARWRIEHGITGPTVFCQLSLTRCLPSMWRLLGKTDSARVEVSGPDFVAPRKLRKPWARSWVNALPLTASQRFLLVLKLRAPLLATLFLACYALDAADTARLKGLHLLRGGRRKTPTTLSTTKGDR from the coding sequence ATGGACAGTAATGTCGACCTGGAACCGAGAACAACGGGGTCCCAGACGGATGTCGTGGTCGTGGGCGCGGGCATGGTGGGTTTGCTGGCCGCGCTGAGCTTGGCCAAACGAGGGATGAACGTCACCGTCATCGATGACGTGGTGAACCAGAAGCGCAGCTACAAGGTGGGCGAGTCGTTCCTGGTCTCCACCGGAGTTCCCCGCGTGATCGGCGAGCTCGACGACTTCCTCAACGACCAGTGCTTCGTCAAGCTGGGCGTCTGGTTCACCTACGGCGTCGAGGGAGAACGGGAGTTCCGCCCCAAGTCGGAGTGGGTCGTCGCCGCCATGTCGGAGTTCACGCTCCAGGAGATGTCCGACGACCACCGTGACCACTACCTGTACAAACAGGCCAAGAACAAGCTGGCCTTCCGCGCGTTGGCGGTGGACCAGCAGATATGCCGGCCCGACACGGAAGACCTCCTGCGCAAGTCCGTGCACTCCAAACCCAACATCCGCTTCCTCGACACGGCGCGGGTCACCGATGTCGAGATCGCCGGGAGCGACACCGACGCGCACCTGGTGACCTGGACTGACCACACCGCGAACACACAGGGCAGTGTCCAGGCCCGCTGGGTCATCGACTGCTCCGGCCGGAGCCGGATGCTGGCGACCAAGCTCGGCCACCGCGCCGAATCGCGGGTGCTCAACGACGGTTTCCAGACCACGGCCCTGTGGGGACAGTTCTCGGGCATCACGGACGAGATGTTCGAACCGGTGTGGCGGTACAACACCGAGGACGGCACCTCCACTCGCAGAGACCTGTTCACCCTGCACCTGTGGGGCGACGGCCACTGGATCTGGGTGATCCGGCTCGCGGGAGGCCGCGTGAGTGTCGGCATCACCTACGACCAGAGGAAGCTGCCGAAGGGGGGCAGCCCCCGGGAACAGTTCTTCGCGGCACTGGCCGGATATCCCGTCTTCGACGGGGTGCTCAGCGAGGACAACCTGCTCGAATTCCGCATGTACCGGAACGTGCAGCATGTGACGGACACCTTCGTGCACCCGAAGCGGTACGCGCTGATCGGCGACTCGTCGTCGATCATCGACGCCTACTACAGCCAGGGACTGGGCCAGTCCTTCCAGACGATGTGGCACGTCTCGAACATCATCGAGAAGGACGTCAGACACACCAGCCTCGACACCGGCTACATCGACCGGGTCAACAAGGCCACCTTCGAGGACTGGCTGATCATCAGGAACTTCGTCCGGGAGAAGTACACCGGCGTCATCGCTGACCCTCGCTTCTTCCTGCTGTCGCACCTGCTCGACTGGGCGGTCATCTGGTCGACCGGGACCGCCCGGTACCGCTGGACGAACTGGCTCGCGGCGACCGGCGGCGACCCGTCCAAAGAGGACGCGGCCGGCCGGAGAGCACGAAAGTTCTGCGAAACCCACCTGTTCTATTCCAAGGGACAGCCGTGGCACTGGCTGCCGGAGCAGGCGGTCCGACGTCGCCTGGAACGCTTCCAGACCAAGCTCGGCGAACGGGCCCGATGGCGGATCGAGCACGGCATCACCGGCCCGACAGTGTTCTGCCAGTTGTCGCTGACCCGTTGCCTGCCGAGCATGTGGCGGCTGCTCGGAAAGACGGACTCGGCACGCGTGGAAGTCTCCGGGCCGGACTTCGTGGCCCCGAGAAAGCTGCGCAAGCCGTGGGCACGGTCGTGGGTCAACGCATTGCCGTTGACTGCCTCCCAACGGTTCCTGCTGGTGCTCAAGCTACGAGCTCCCCTACTCGCGACGCTGTTTCTCGCCTGCTACGCACTGGACGCGGCCGACACCGCGCGGCTGAAGGGGCTGCATCTGCTCCGCGGCGGGCGGCGCAAGACGCCCACGACGCTCTCCACCACGAAGGGCGATCGATAG